Part of the Ralstonia pickettii DTP0602 genome, TGCCTGGTCATCGTTCCCGTAGTAGTTGTTGACGACGTTCGTTTCCGTTCCTGGCGTGTTCATGCCGGACTGCTCCAGGATCGCGTTCTTGCTGCTGTGGCCGAACAGGTTCTCGATACCCTGGAACAGGAAGGCACCGCCAGCCACGCCGGCAGCCGTCGTTGCGATGCTGCCCAGCGTGCTGCCGAACCCGCCGCTCAGGAAGCCCGGCCGGGGCGACTGCGCCGGGGGCGTCTGCAGCGCAGGTGACACGGCCTGAGCGGGCGCTGGCACGGGCGTCGCGGCAGCGGGATTCGCACTGGCACCCCACGCATTCTGCTGATCGATGAAGCTGCGGGAGCCGCTGGCCTGCGCGGCCTGCAACTGGCCCTGCAAGGCAGCGATCTGCGCCTTTGCCGTCGACAAGGCATGATCGAGCAGCATGGCCCGCTGGACCAGCAAATAGGCGGCGTCCGGCTGTATCGCGACCGCCTGGGCGATGAGTGCCTCCGCCTGCGGGTCCTTCGCGCCGGCGCGGGCCTGGGTCAACTGAGTCAGGAAGACTTCGAGTGCTTGCGTATCCTGCGGAGTCATGGCGTCTCTATCCCGGTTGTTGGTACGCCGTCACTCTATGAGGCAAGACTTAAGGGAGACTTAAGGGGCAGGGGACATCGAAGGTGATGCCGCAGCCCGCGCTCGAGGATGTGCAGAGGCCTTTGCCTGGAAGTTGATGCGCTGCCGAAGCCGGGCGCCGGGGTGCCGTCAGGACGAAATGAATTCCGCCCGTCGCGCCGGCTGCGATTTTCCGCTGGCCTGACGCGATCGAAGAAAATCGTGCACAGCTTTTCGCTCCCGGCTGGCCAAGAGCGTACCGTCGGCGATCCGCTGGAAGAAGTACGCTCTGAACAACTGGCGGCGGCAGGCGACCCCCATCTTTCGATGCCTCGCTGGCGCTCGAGATGTTTTGGCTTCGGCGGGCCGGTCATCGACGCCTTAAGTGTCTCTTGCTGACAGACCCGCAAGCCCGATGGGGCCGACTAGCCAGCGTAGTGCTAGCTATCAGTGTGCTCTATGATCGATATTTGCGCAGCGATTCTGTGGCCGGATGAGCAATGTCCCGGCGCGACTTGTGTCGAATATTATGTAATAAAATCAGTTACTTACCCTTGATATAGCGCGCCTCAATTGGGCTGATAAAAATCTTTTCCGTCGAATGAACAGATTCATCCTTGCTTATCTATCTAGTAGTAGATAGTATTCGGGCCATGGACAGCGACGCAGCACCACACCAACGGCAGCCACGCAAAGCGGTCCACGCAATACCAAGCACTTTGTCAGTACCGGAGGCGGTCTTTTTTTGATTCTTCGCATCTATCTACTAAAAGATAGTTAGATGTGAGGGCGAGGAGAAGATTGCTTACTACGCAGCACAGACATTGGCCCTCGATCAGCTACCCAAACCAGCATCGCCCGGCCCCAACGCAAGGAAAACATCATGAACGCCAAGACCATCCTGACCGCCGCTGCTATTGCCGCCGCTTTCGTAGCAGGCGTTGCCCAGGCTACCCCGCAAGAGGCCGGTGAAGCGTACAGCTACACCTATCGAGTCAACGATCAGCGCAGCTCCTTTACGGATGGCGCTCGCATCACCAGCCGTGACGTCTACACGGACGGCGCCCGCGTTAGCAATCGCGACGGCCTGACCGCAAGTATCAGCAACCGTGACGTCTACACCGACGGCGCCCGCATCAGCAATCGCGATGGCCTGACAGCGAGCATCGGTAACCGTGACGTCTACGCTGACGGTGCCCGCATCAGCAATCGCGATGGCCTGACCGCGAGCACCGGCAACCGTGACGTCTACACCGACGGTGCGCTGGCCTGATACCGACTCCCGTCGCCACGGCTTAGCCATGATCGCATCCCAGACGGTGTCCGATACGAGCACCGTCTGCCTCTCCACAGGCGAGCCACCGTGAAATCGATCCAGCAGCTGGCCATCTTTGCGCCAAATGGCTCCGCCATCTACCGGTAGCACAGTGGCCGGAATGATTTTGAGCTTTACGCATCGAGCCAATCATCGGCATCAATTAACCGTGCAGGGCGCCTCACCCCACCAAATCGTTCCGCGCGCAGATGCGGCTTCGGAGTTCTTACCGCCCAGGGTTCTCAGATCCAGCATGCCTCCACTCGAGGTCCACAAGAATCCATGCAGCTGACCGCGATTCGTCTGAGCTACTCCTACTACTTTGACACCCGCATTTATCGCCTTTGCCATGGAGTACGTGCCGTCAAGCGTACCGAGGTCCTGGATGGAAGCGTTGAGGTAGCTGACTATCGCATTTACCGGCACCGATGCCTGGCAATTGATTCGTACGGGATCGATGGCCCATTAACTTTGAGACGGAACGGGTGACGCTGAACCTTTCCAAAGGCAAGGCCGTGAGTGGTTTCTGGCGGGACTGGATTGGGGGCACTGCTGCATCGACCGGTTGAATCAGCAGTCGAAATCAGTCGCCACCCACACGCTGACGAGATGTCATCCGCTGCCGAAATCCGCTTGGGTCCACACCATGCTGTTTGTGGAACGCCTGTGAGAAATTGCTGCGGCTGGAGAAACCAACGGCGTGCGCCACCTGGGAAATTTGCAGGGTTGTGGTCGCCAGCAGCTCCGCGGCCTTGTGCAGCCGAACCGCGCGCAGCATGGCCATCGGCGTCTGGCCGAACGCTCGTTCGAAGTGCGAAGCGAACGCTGAACGGCTCATACCGGCCAGATCGGCCAATCGCTGCACCGACAGCGGCGCTTCGGGATGTTCAAAGAGCTTCTCCAATGCGAGAAGCAGGCGGGGATCGGCAACGGCCGCTGTCCACGACAGCTCCGCGTCTTTGTCCTCCACCTGGCGCCGCAGCAGCATGATCAAGCATTGCTTGAGCAATGCCTCGATCAAAACCCTCGAGCCCAATCCGGGCTGTGCGGTTTCCGCCAACAGCATGACGAACTGGTCCTTCAGCCCCGCAGGCCCGTCGAATCGGGTCACGATTGGACGCCGCAGCATCCTGAAGGGATCGGCGGTACTCGTCGCGAAACGCAACTCCCCACATGCCATCTCAACCCCCACTGCTGCCTCGCCCACCTTCACTGTCGGCGCCGTTTCGCGCGCGGACCATGAGCCAAGCCTTGCCCGATCCACCGAAACGGTTGGCGACTCGAGCTCGCACTCCAGCCGGTAGGAAACGCCCGGCGGCATCAAGACGAAACTGTGCGGCTGTAACGCGATGCGGTGGCCATCGCCTGCGTCGAGCGTCCCGCGACCGTCCAGGCAGTAGTGGAGGCTGGCCGTTTCACACGCTTCGAAACGCACGCTCCAGCCATCGCGGATGTCGCACCGTGTGATGTGCGTGACACCAATGTCGAGTGTGGCAAGGAAATGTTCGAGCACACGATGTGCAGCAGGGGAGGATGCCATCATTGGACGAATTGAAACCAAACTAAGACCACCTGGAACCTTGCCATTCCTATCATACCTACTCCAATCCCAGTCTTGATGGAGGTTCCCATGTTCGATATGAAAGATCTTGCCCGTTTGAAGAAGCTGGACGAAAACGCTCCTGAAGCGATGAAACGCTTCCTTGCCTTCGACCATGCAGCTTTCGCTGACGGCGCGCTTTCGGTGCAGCAGAAGCAGATTATTGCGGTGGCCGTCGCGCTGACCACGCAGTGCCCATATTGCATCGCCCTGCATACCAAGGCCGCCCACGATGCCGGCGCCACCGATGAGCAACTTGCGGAAGCCGCACTTGTGGCGGCGGCAATTCGGGCGGGCGGGGCCGTAACGCATGCCACGCACCTGTTCCGCGACTGAACGCCGCTCAAACGCACCTTCCCGCGTGGGGATAGTCCCGAAGTCCATGGGGCGACTTCATATCGGTAAGGGACGCGCCTGATACGTCTCTGGAACGAGGAATTTTCCGAAATCGCCGGTTCTGGCAGAGCTGGAACCGGCCGCGCCGGAATGCGCGCACGCGCATCGTCGCAATGACAGGAAAGGAGGTCTGCGCCACCAGGGCGTGCTCCTCCGCCACACACCAAATCTGTTGAGGAGTAAACATGCAACCCATCACCTCCGTTGCCACAACGCGGACCAACGAAGCCATCCACAACCACGAAGCGTTGCTGCGCTGGTCCCTGGTCATTGTCTTTCTCTGGTTCGGTGGGATGAAATTCACCGCCTACGAAGCGCAGGGTATTGCGCCGTTCATTGAGAATAGCCCCTTCATGGGTTGGCTCATCGACGCATTCGGTGTTCGTGGAGCCAGCGGTGTCATTGGCGTGCTGGAACTGTCCACCGCGGCGACGCTGGCCGTCGGTGCATTCCATCGTGGGGCGTCAGTACTTGGTGCAGCCATGTCATGCGCGACGTACGCCATCACGCTGACGTTCTTTCTCACCACCCCCGGCGTGGCCGAGCCGACTGCTGGTGGGTTCCCGGCGATCTCCGCGCCGATCGGTCAGTTCCTGCTGAAGGACCTCGTGCTGTTGGCCGTGTCCGCTTCTCTGCTGCGCACGGCGTTAGCACGTTGGCAAGCGGCGCGTTCCTGATTTCACAGGAGCACCAAAGTTGCGAGTTGGCCGTCGCTTCCCGACCCATCTCGGCCACCCGGCCTACACCGCAATTAAGGCCGGTAGACGCTCTATAACGGCCATCCCAAACGATGTTTCGTTTCAGCAGTACG contains:
- a CDS encoding membrane protein, which gives rise to MQPITSVATTRTNEAIHNHEALLRWSLVIVFLWFGGMKFTAYEAQGIAPFIENSPFMGWLIDAFGVRGASGVIGVLELSTAATLAVGAFHRGASVLGAAMSCATYAITLTFFLTTPGVAEPTAGGFPAISAPIGQFLLKDLVLLAVSASLLRTALARWQAARS
- a CDS encoding alkylhydroperoxidase — its product is MFDMKDLARLKKLDENAPEAMKRFLAFDHAAFADGALSVQQKQIIAVAVALTTQCPYCIALHTKAAHDAGATDEQLAEAALVAAAIRAGGAVTHATHLFRD
- a CDS encoding ABC transporter substrate-binding protein (K09945: K09945; hypothetical protein); amino-acid sequence: MTPQDTQALEVFLTQLTQARAGAKDPQAEALIAQAVAIQPDAAYLLVQRAMLLDHALSTAKAQIAALQGQLQAAQASGSRSFIDQQNAWGASANPAAATPVPAPAQAVSPALQTPPAQSPRPGFLSGGFGSTLGSIATTAAGVAGGAFLFQGIENLFGHSSKNAILEQSGMNTPGTETNVVNNYYGNDDQASVAASYWGSDSGNLDAGLSDDGFLDDDSTVI
- a CDS encoding cupin, which translates into the protein MLEHFLATLDIGVTHITRCDIRDGWSVRFEACETASLHYCLDGRGTLDAGDGHRIALQPHSFVLMPPGVSYRLECELESPTVSVDRARLGSWSARETAPTVKVGEAAVGVEMACGELRFATSTADPFRMLRRPIVTRFDGPAGLKDQFVMLLAETAQPGLGSRVLIEALLKQCLIMLLRRQVEDKDAELSWTAAVADPRLLLALEKLFEHPEAPLSVQRLADLAGMSRSAFASHFERAFGQTPMAMLRAVRLHKAAELLATTTLQISQVAHAVGFSSRSNFSQAFHKQHGVDPSGFRQRMTSRQRVGGD